AATGCCAAGCAACACAGTAAAAAATAAAAAATAGGAAACCGAATCAGTGATTTCAATACATTAACTTTCTTCTACAAAGAGAATTCTTCCGCAGTGTGGGCAGGTAGAAACAGAATCTCCTTTGAGAAGTTCAGAATATGCACGATCATTGAGGCGGATAAAGCACCCTCCGCAAGCTTGTTTATAAACAGGGACAACGCTTGTGCTCTTGGCCCATTTTCTTACTTTTTCGTAGAAAACGACAACTTTTTGATCTAGTTTTTCAACGATTGCAGATTTCTTTTTGGAAATTTCGGTTTGTTCTTTTCTAATATTTTCAATTTCTAATGCAATTTCTGATTCGATCTTTTTCATTTGATCTTCAAGATCCTGAATCTCTTGCTGAGTAGATTGGATTTTTTCTTCTGTAGATTGGATGAGCTTTTCGATTCTTTGGATTTCTGCATTTTGGAAAGTGATTTGTTCTTTTGCAATTTCCTCTTCGATATTGAGAGCTTTGAGTTCCTTTTCTGTTTTGACTTCTTGCATTTTGCTTGCAATATCATTTAGCTTTGTGCTTGCATTTTTGAGTGTTTCTTCGCACTTTGCAAGTAATGTAAGGTGTTCTTTTTTTTCTTCATTGAGATCAGTGATTAACAGTTCTTTTTTTGCTTTTTGTTCTTCTCGCTCCGTGAGACCTTTTCGCACTTGAGCGATTTTGGGATCCATTAGATCAATTTCTTTATCTAGGAGCGAAATCTTGATTAGCTCTTGCAAATTTTTGTTCATCAGCTTTCCTTTATTTAATAAAACTTTAATGGATTTTTCAAATCGTTTATTATAGCTTCATAGCCAAAATTTTGCAAAATTTTGGCTATGACTTGAGCGAAAAAGACTTCACTTTCAAAATGGCCTACATCAATTAAAGAGATTCCTAGGCTTTGGGCTTCCATCGCTTCGTGATGCTTGATATCTCCTGTGATAAAACAACTTTGAGAGTGCGGGGGAATATATTTGAGAAAACTCATACCACTTCCACAAACAATAAAAACTTGCGAAATCTTTTCTGATGCCTTGAGAGCCTTAAAAATGGATGCATTTAGAGCAATTTTTAATCGCGTGAGAAGTGTTTCAAAGCTTTGGGGAGAGAGGCGCGCTGAAAGAATATAATCTTTTTCAATAAGGTTTTGAAAGCCCAGTATCTGAGAGGCAAAATAGTGATTGAGATGTGTGCGATCAAAATTTGTATGCATCGCAATAAGAGAGCAATTTTTGGCTAAAAGAATGGAGGCAATATTGCTTGGATAAGATTGTGTGTTGAGATTTTTGAGGGGTGAAAAAATAAGGGGATGATGGGCAATGATGAGAGAATTGGGTTTGATTTGTTGGGCTAGGTGCATATCGACTTCTAGTGTTGTATAGATGTTTTCAAATTCTTGGAGGGGGTTGCCTAGATTGATCCCGCTATTATCCCATTGTTCTTGTAGGGAGAATGGAGAGATCTCGTTGAGAAGAGAATAGATTTCTTGGACTTGCATAGCATTCCTTACGGATAAAGTAAAATTGCAATTTTATATTATGAGAGGTTGTTTAATGGTTGGGACAAAAATAAAATTAGAGATTGTCAAGATTCTTCCCTTTGGCTGTATTTTGGGAGATGAAGAGATTTTGCTCCCCAAAAAATATGTTCCTTGTGGAGCAAAAATAGGGGACAGTGTTGAAGTGTTTATTTATACAGACAGCCAAGATCGAATCATTGCTACAACGCTTGAGCCTTATGGAATCTTGGGCGAGATTGTTTTTTTGGAAGTGGTGGATTTTTCAGAATATGGAGTGTTTTTGGATTTGGGAATTGCAAAAGACATTTTGATGCCTTGCAAAAATCCTCAACGATATGCCAAGGGTTCCAAAATCGCTGTTCAAATTGGCAAAGATAGAGAAGGGCGATTGCTTGCAAATCAGAAGTTGAGATTTTGCAAATACTATGGCAAACCTTTTGTGCAGTTTGATGCGATGCCTTACCGAAAAACTCCTCTTGGATTTGAGTGCGTTGTTTGTGGAAAGTTTCAGGGGATGTTGTTTGTAAATGAGGTCTTCGAAGATCTTGAGTTGGGGAAGACATATCGTGTGCAGGTTAAAAAAACGCGTAAGGATGGAAAGATAGATCTAAAGCTAGTCCAAAAGGGAGAGGTAGAAAGATTGCTTGATGTTTTGAGACAAAATCACGGAAAGATTCCAATAACTAAAGATAGCCATCCACAAGAAATTGTTAGGGTTTGTCAAATGAGCAAAAAGGCATTCAAAAGAGCATTGGTTCATCTTGCCCAAGAGGTTGGACAAGATGAAGAGGGGATTTATCTTAGATAAACAGGGGAGCGAGTGCAATGATTGCAATCACAATAGGTGCAAGGTAGGCAATGATGATATACCATATCTCAAATAAGGTGGGAGATAGAAAACCTTGTGTATAGGATCTCAATCTTTCTTTTCCGATAACATAGCTTGCAAAAATCAATGTCAAAAATCCACCTAGAGGCATTAGGAACTTGGAGGTGAAGATGTCCATCCAATCAAAGAGTGTCGTACCAAAAAATGTAAATAAATCACCATAGTCTTTTGTGATTGAGAGGATGACAAAGAGTCCTACAATACTGATTGCTCCACAGCAAATCCATGTCGCCTTGACTTGAGAAAAATTGAAGCGATCTCTAAGATAAGAGATTGCTGGCTCAACGATAGAGACTGTTGAGGTGATTCCTGCAAATGCAACACAAAGCATGAAAAGGAATGAGATGATGTTTCCAAATGCTCCCATTTGTGAGAAGGCCAAAGGTAATGAAACAAAAAGCAATCCAGGACCTCCACTTGCTTTTCCATCAAATTGGAAAATAAATGTAAAAATCATCAATCCCGCAACAATAGAGATAAAAATCCCTGAAACTACAACCCAAATTGAGCTTGAAAGGAGATTTTCTCCATCATTTGCATAAGCTCCATAAATAAGAATTGTGCCAAGACCCAAAGAAAGCGCGAAGAATACTTGACCTAATGCGCTCAAAACAACACTTCCTGTAATTTTTTCTACATCAAAAGAAAACATATAGCTCCATGCTTGAGAAAAAGAATCCAAAGTCATTGCATAAATTAATAATCCAATAAAAATGATAAAGAGAAGTGGCATCAAAATTAAATTGAGCTTTTCGATCCCCTCTTTTGCACCTTTTGCGACAATATAGCCAGTCAGAACCATACAGGCCAAGAATCCAGCAATTTGGATAGGTATAGAGCCAGTAGCCAATGTCTCAAATGATGACTTAGCTTCATCAATGTTTTGTGGCAAATCAAAACTTCCAATGAAAAGATAATAAAGCACCCAGCCTAGCACCACTGCATAAAATGTCATTACAATTGGCCCACCAATTGCCATAATTCCAATAAATTTCCAAGTACTTTTGTGGTTTGGCTCAAGTTTGACAAAGCTATCAACAGGGTTTGTCTTTGCTTTGTTTCCAATGAGCATTTCGGCAATAAGCATTGAAACTCCAAGCGAGATTGCTAAAAAGAGGTAAAAAAGCACAAATGCTCCGCCTCCATTTTGTCCTGCCATATAAGGAAATTTCCAAATATGTCCAAGACCAATCGAGCTTCCCAAGGTTGCTAAGATAAAACCTATTTTGCTAAAATTGTTCATCTTTATCCTTTCCTAAAAATATTGAAATTTTTTTACACCAAATAAAATTAAGAATATTAAGTTTGTATTTTTGTGTAAAGGGCAGGATTGTATCTAAAAATTAAAGAGATATAATGCAAAAAAATAAAAAAACATATTGATTTTTGAAAAATTAGACTAGGAAGGCAAAGTGAAGATTCGGGTTTATTATGAGGACACAGATTGTGGAGGGATTGTTTATCATGCCAATTTTATTAAGTTCTGTGAGCGTGCAAGGAGTGAGGTGTTTTTTTCTGTAGGAGAGATGCCTTGTGCGCAAGATGCAGGATTTGTTGTAAGATCTATGAAGGCAAACTTTTATAAAAGCGCCTTTTTGGGAGATTTGCTTGAAGTGAAAACACGGATTCTTGAGTTAAAAAAAGCAACGTTGATTTTGTTGCAAGAAATTCATCGGGATGGAGAGAGGCTCTTTGATATGGAAGTTAAGCTTGGGTTTATTGATCTAAAAAGAGGAAAGCCTCTTGCAATGACGACAGAAATAAAGGAGATTTTATGCAAGTTTTAGAAGGAAAGCCACAAATTATGTATCCAACACAATGGGAATATCGCGTGATTGGAAAAAATAAAGAAGCCATTGAGAATGTGATCTCACAAGTTATCAAAAAAGAATATGAGCTCAAAGAGGGACATCATTCAAGTCATGGAAAATTTGTGAGCGTTGTGGTGAGTGTGGAGGTTGAAAGTGAGCAAGAGCGTGACCATATCTTTGTCGCACTTAGAAATGATGAAGCGGTAAACATGGTTCTTTAAAATATGAGAATAGGGAAGATTGACTATCTAAACCTTTTGCCTTTTGAAGTCTTTATGAAGGCTTTTCCCGTTAGTTTGCAAACAAAAGCAGTGATGGCTTACAAAAAATCTTATCCCTCTAAACTCAATCGTGATTTTTTGTTTGGACGCTTAGATGGTGGATTTCTTTCTTCGATCATGGCTTGTGGTCAAGGCAAAATCGCATTGCCATGCGGAATCATTGCAGATGGTGAGGTGTGGAGTGTTCTTGCACTTCCAAATCCCAACAAAAAGGATTATCAGTCTGCTTCTTCCAATGCGCTTATTCAAGTGCTAGGAATTGAGGGGGAGGTGTTGATCGGAGATAGGGCATTGATTTATAAAATGAGCGGAGGGGAGGGAATTGATCTGGGTCAAAGATGGAAAGAGAAAAAAGGGTTGCCTTTTGTTTTTGGGTTGTTTTGCGTATCAAAACAAAAACAAAGGGCCGAGAAGATTATTCTTAAGTTTGCTCAAGCTAAAGTCAAAATCCCTCAATATATTTTGCAAAAAGCAAGTCAAAAAAGTGGAGTTGCAAAGAAAGATATTGTGCGATATTTAGAAAAGATTCAATATCGTATAGGGTGCAAAGAAAAAAGAGCTTTAGAGGTGTTTTATCGCGAATTATTGTTTCACAAGATCAAAAAGCCCAAGCGCTTCTAAGGTAAAAATCAAAGGAGAGTCAATGCAAGTTGTTTTGAATCATTTTCAAGAGATTGCAAAAATCCCTCATTGTAGTTTTCAAACGCAAGAGCTAAGGGATTTTTTGGTGAGCTTTGCAAGACAGTGTGGAGCACATGTTGAGGTTGATAGGGTCGGAAATATTTATGCCATCAAGGGAGAACCAAAAGTGTGTCTTCAGAGTCACTATGATATGGTGTGTATGGGAAGGGCTCCTAAGATTGAGATATTTGAAGAGGGAGGATATATTAGGGCCAAAGATTCTAGTCTGGGGGCAGATAATGGAATCGGCGTGGCGATTATGATGGAGGCGTTGCAAAAGTTTGAAAACCTTGAATGCTTATGGACAAATGATGAGGAAGTGGGGTTATTGGGTGCAAATGGACTTGAGCATGTGATTCGATCCAAAAAATTGCTTAATCTGGATCATGAAAGTGATTGTGAGGTCACGATTGGTTGTGCTGGAGGGGTGGATTTGTTTGCAAGTTGTTGTGGGGAGATGATTGATGAGGAGGGGGAGGTGTATGAGGTGGAGGTTTGCAATCATAGAGGGGGCCACTCTGGAATTGATATCATTAAAAATCACGCAAATGCAATCAAAACCTTGGCATTTTTCATCGCACAAAATCAGGGGAAGATCATTGAGTTTGAGGGGGGAGAGAGAATCAATTCTATCCCCAAATTTGCCAAAGCTAGGGTCATTTTTCCTCAATCTCCTCAGCAAGTGGAAAATGTTTTGTTCAAAAGCTTGGGTAAGCAAAGAGTGCAAGTGGCATCACAAAGCGAGCAATTTTTGAAGATGATTCAATCTTTTTCTCATGGAGTGCGAAGCTTCAATCTTGATTTGCAAATTGTTCAAACAAGCATTAACTTGGCAATCGCCAAGCTCAAAGAGGGAAAGGCAACTTTTGAGCTTTTTGCGCGATCTAATCATGCAAAAGAGTTGGAGATGATTTGTCACGAAAGCAAAGAGTTTTTCTTGATGTGTGGTTGTGATGTGCATGATGAAAACTTTTATCTGCCTTGGGAGCCTCAAAAAAGTGCCTTTTCAGAAGAGGTTCTTGGTGTGATGCAAAAATACAATCCGCACGCAAAATATTATGCAATCCATGCAGGGCTTGAGTGTGGAATCATTGGAGCAAAATTCAAAGGGTTGGAGTGTTGTTCGATTGGCCCAAATATTTATAATCCTCACTCCACTGATGAGCGATGCGAACTGGCATCAGTTGAGAAGATTGCTAAGGTCGTCTTTGAGGTGGTAGAAAAAAATCATTAATGCCCTTGGGGCTTCAATTTATTGGTTTGGTGATTTAATCTTTTCTAGCCACTCATTGAGTGTTTTTTCAAACCCTTTTGATGTTTTTGGGACGAATTGAAGAGGCGTGGGGAGATAACTTTGTTCCACCCATCCTCCAAAATCATGGGGATAGAGATAATCTTTTGAGTGAGGCAAAATATTGGAGGGAATTGATTGCTTAGAGCGGGAGCGTACAAACTCAAGAGCTTGATTGATAGCTTGGTAGGCTGTATTGCTTTTAGGGCTTGAGGCAAGATAAATCACGCATTGAGCAAGGATGATTCTAGCTTCTGGGTAGCCAATTTTGCTTACTGCCGTGAGAGTGCTTGTAGCAAGATTGAGGGCATTGGGGTTGGCATTGCCGATGTCTTCACTTGCGCTGATAACTAAGCGTCTTGCGATAAACTCCGCACTTTCTTGAGCTTCAATGAGGCGTGCAAGATAATAGATACTTGCATCCACATCGCTTCCTCTGATGGATTTAATTAGAGCGCTTGCTAGATTGTAGTGTGTGTCATCCTCGCTTGTCCCTTCATTGAGGCAATGGGGGCGAAGCATTTGAAGAGAATCTAAAGTGATGGGTTGAGAGAGAGATGCAAGATCTAGGAGGTTGAGCATCGCTCTTGCATCCCCATTGCTTGATTGAATCAAAAAATTTTTGATTTCTTCTTCTATGGAGATTCCAAGCAATGCAAGAGCTTTGTTGAGGATAGATTGCATATCTTGAGGGGTAAGGGGGAGGAATTCAAATAAAAAAGCCCTTGATCGGATGGCATTTGTGAGGGCATAAAAAGGATTGAGTGTAGAAGATCCGATGAGATATGCTTGATTTTCTTCCATAATCGGAAGAAGCGCTTCTTGTTGTCCTTTGTTAAGGCGATGAATTTCATCAATGAAAATGATAGGTTTTAAGAGCGAATGGGGTTGGAGAATTTGGCGCAATTGATCGAGTTTGAAATGCGTGGCATTGAATTCATAAAAACTACATCCAAGACTTGAAGCAAGGATTCTTGAAAGAGTGGTCTTCCCGCTTCCTGGGGCTCCATAAAACATGCAGTGGGGCAAAGTGTTGTGCTGAAGTGCTTGAAAGAGGGGAGAGTTTTCCCCAATAATGTGGGATTGCCCAATGAAGTCTTGGAGGGTTTTTGGGCGCAAAAGGGAGGAGAGATGTTTCATTTTTTCAAAATAATTTCATAAGAGCTTTGTTTGAGTGTGACAGACTTTGGTCGTGGTGATTGTGTGCGTAACTCTTCAACGAGCTCATCCATTTCATCTAGTCTTTCTTTGAGACGCAAGATGATATCTACTCCTGCAAGATTTACTCCCATATCGCGTGTAAGGCATAAAATAGTCTTGATTTTGTCAATATCGCGTTGAGAATAAAGACGCATTTTCCCATCTGTTCGTCCTGGTTGGATTAGGCCTTCTTTTTCGTATTGTCTAAGGGTTTGAGGATGGATTTCTAGAATTTTTGCAACAACACTGATGAGATATACAGGTTCATCATAGCTATACATTAAAGCTCCTTTTGCAGTAGGGTTTTTAGGTCTTGGCTTAGGTGATCAACTGAGGGCAAGAGGATATTTGCCTTGAGATAAAGATCTCCTTTTGCTCCACTTTTGCGATTGATTGCTCCAAGCTCTTTGAGTCTGAATTTTTGATTGTTTTTGACGCCTTGAGGGATTTTGAGGGTGACTTCTTTGTGAGGGGTTTGAACCTCGATACTTCCTCCAAAGAGTGCTAGCTTGAGAGGTATGTCAAGTATTTTGGTTAGGTTGCTTCCCTCTCTTGTGTATTCATCGCTTGGGGCGACATTAACCTTTAGGAGTAAATCCCCGCTTCTTCCGCCCTGTGTATATCCTTTTCCCTTGAGGCGAATTGTTTCTCCATCTTGAATGCCTGCTGGGATTTTGATATCAAAGCTTCCATTCTTGTCATAATGATATTTTCCTCCCAAAATGGCAGTGATGAAGGGGATGGTGATTTGGTCTTGTTGATCTAGATTGGGTGCTCCAAATCCCCTCTCAAATCCTCCACCAAAGCCACCAAAATTACCAAACCCAAACCCTCCTGTACTTCTTGAGCTAAAACCTCCTCCATTCCCAAAAATTTGAGAAAGAATATCATCTAGATTTACCCCCCCTGTTCCTCGCGCAAAATCACTGAAATTTTGCCCCCCAAACATTCCATCACCATATTGGTCATATTGGGCTTTTTTCTGTGGATCGCTGAGGATTTCATATGCTGCTGTAATTTCTTTAAACTTCTCTTCTGCTCCAGGTTCTTTGTTGATATCGGGATGATATTTGCGTGCAAGTTTGCGATAAGACTTTTTGATTTCTTCTGCACTTGCATTTTCGCTGACTTCTAGTGTGCTATAGAGACTTTTTGCCATCGCTAGATTCCTTTTTTGATTGAAATGATGGTTTGCAAATGAGTTTGCAAAGTTTTAGTGTATTTTATAATAAAACTTTAGTTTATAACCATCAAGTTTTGTTAGGAGAGATTATAAGAGTTTTTTAAACAGGGAATTGGGTATGGATAGAATTTTGTATGAAAACAAGATATTTTGACTATGATTCTAAAGTTTGGATTTATTCTTAGGGAGAGGATAAGTGAAAAAAAGCAGAGTTTTATGGATCTACTTATCTCTAGCGTCCTGGGTGGTTGCCGATGGGGCAAATATCTATAGTGATGTTTATGGGCTTAAAAACAAAACCAATGCAAGTAATCAGACCTTTTATCTTCAAAATATGCGAACTTATTCTTGGTCTTCAAAAACATTTTCTCAGGCCTATGTAAATGGAATGCTTGTTTTTGGAAATTCCTCTAAGGCATCAGGAGAGGGTAAAGTTTGGTTTGGGGGAGAGGGAATCAATGGTGGGCTTGTAGGATATATCACAGCCAACTTTAGTGCCAAAGAAGTGTATCTTACTGGCACTTTAGGGGCTGGGAATAGTTTTTTGACTGGGGGTGGGGCGAGTATGCGTTTTGTTTCATCAACCCAAGCAACTTTGCAAGATTGGAAACTTGAGTTTGTAAAATCAGGGACACAAAACTCTCATTTCTCTCTTGTGGCTCAAGATGAGATACGAGCAAGAGGTGTTGCAATCAAGGATGAAAGCGGGGGAAGTGTTACATTTAGGGCAAATTCCTTTGATTTTTATGCAAATAGTATTGTAAGTGATGGACAGGTGATTTTTGCAAATGCTCAAAATGCAAAACAAGCAATGGGACAAATCGTCATTGATTCTGTGTCTATGTCTGGTGGAGAGCTTAATTTGACAGAGCTTGAGAATGTGCATACAGAGCTTAAAGAAATCACAATGAGCAATACAAGTTTTCAGACGCAAGCTATGGCAGGACAATTGACTTGGGGAAGTTATATGCATCATCAAAATGGAGAAGTGAAGGGGAGTTATATGCTAGAGGGTGAGGCTTTGGTTTTGGGGGGATTGATTAGGCCTATAGCTCAGCTAGAGCTTAAATCTCAAAGTGTAGATGCAACAAAAGCAAGGATTGAGCTTGATGGAAAAAGTCTAGATGCAACAAAGGCAAGCAGTGTATCTTTGGGAGAATTGAGCCTGAGCAATCAAGGCAGGGCAAATTTTTGCAATCTAGTGCTTCCAAGACTGGGTGTGATTAGTTTGCAAAAGAGTGATCTTGTTGTAAGTGGAAATTTTGATTTGAATGGAACGATTGAATTTTTTTCAAGCGAAACAAATCGCACTCCTATTGTTGTTGAGGGAAAGACAAAAATTGCTTTGGAAGATCGAGAGAAAAGCTCCCCACTTTTAAAAATTTATAATATCAATCAGCTCAAAGGTGTTGAGGTAGGAGAAGAGTATTTTTTGCTTAAGTCAAATGGGGGAATTGCTTATTCTGGAGAGAAGAATCTCTTAGATTATGTTGGGTTTTATGAAGAGAGTGGGGGATTGAGATTTGATAATACTTATAGTTTTAGCTATAACGGGTTGTTGATTACTAAGATTATGAGTGATCATGCACTTGGCTTTAAGGTAGAGGTTTCAGATGCTCCTCTCAATCCTTATGACCCCAACCGAATCGAACACTGGATTTACCAACGAGGGGGGGAAGAGCTTGTCGCAAAAGTTGGGGCTTTGGATGATGATATGATTGAGCTTTTCCAAAAATTGATGATTTCAAAAAATAGTGTGATTTGGGCCAATGATGTCATTATGGGACAGGATACTGGATATTTGCTAGAAGTTGG
This DNA window, taken from Helicobacter kayseriensis, encodes the following:
- a CDS encoding zinc ribbon domain-containing protein, whose protein sequence is MNKNLQELIKISLLDKEIDLMDPKIAQVRKGLTEREEQKAKKELLITDLNEEKKEHLTLLAKCEETLKNASTKLNDIASKMQEVKTEKELKALNIEEEIAKEQITFQNAEIQRIEKLIQSTEEKIQSTQQEIQDLEDQMKKIESEIALEIENIRKEQTEISKKKSAIVEKLDQKVVVFYEKVRKWAKSTSVVPVYKQACGGCFIRLNDRAYSELLKGDSVSTCPHCGRILFVEES
- a CDS encoding Nif3-like dinuclear metal center hexameric protein, whose product is MQVQEIYSLLNEISPFSLQEQWDNSGINLGNPLQEFENIYTTLEVDMHLAQQIKPNSLIIAHHPLIFSPLKNLNTQSYPSNIASILLAKNCSLIAMHTNFDRTHLNHYFASQILGFQNLIEKDYILSARLSPQSFETLLTRLKIALNASIFKALKASEKISQVFIVCGSGMSFLKYIPPHSQSCFITGDIKHHEAMEAQSLGISLIDVGHFESEVFFAQVIAKILQNFGYEAIINDLKNPLKFY
- a CDS encoding CvfB family protein; the protein is MRGCLMVGTKIKLEIVKILPFGCILGDEEILLPKKYVPCGAKIGDSVEVFIYTDSQDRIIATTLEPYGILGEIVFLEVVDFSEYGVFLDLGIAKDILMPCKNPQRYAKGSKIAVQIGKDREGRLLANQKLRFCKYYGKPFVQFDAMPYRKTPLGFECVVCGKFQGMLFVNEVFEDLELGKTYRVQVKKTRKDGKIDLKLVQKGEVERLLDVLRQNHGKIPITKDSHPQEIVRVCQMSKKAFKRALVHLAQEVGQDEEGIYLR
- a CDS encoding sodium-dependent transporter, producing MNNFSKIGFILATLGSSIGLGHIWKFPYMAGQNGGGAFVLFYLFLAISLGVSMLIAEMLIGNKAKTNPVDSFVKLEPNHKSTWKFIGIMAIGGPIVMTFYAVVLGWVLYYLFIGSFDLPQNIDEAKSSFETLATGSIPIQIAGFLACMVLTGYIVAKGAKEGIEKLNLILMPLLFIIFIGLLIYAMTLDSFSQAWSYMFSFDVEKITGSVVLSALGQVFFALSLGLGTILIYGAYANDGENLLSSSIWVVVSGIFISIVAGLMIFTFIFQFDGKASGGPGLLFVSLPLAFSQMGAFGNIISFLFMLCVAFAGITSTVSIVEPAISYLRDRFNFSQVKATWICCGAISIVGLFVILSITKDYGDLFTFFGTTLFDWMDIFTSKFLMPLGGFLTLIFASYVIGKERLRSYTQGFLSPTLFEIWYIIIAYLAPIVIAIIALAPLFI
- a CDS encoding YbgC/FadM family acyl-CoA thioesterase → MKIRVYYEDTDCGGIVYHANFIKFCERARSEVFFSVGEMPCAQDAGFVVRSMKANFYKSAFLGDLLEVKTRILELKKATLILLQEIHRDGERLFDMEVKLGFIDLKRGKPLAMTTEIKEILCKF
- a CDS encoding HP0495 family protein, encoding MQVLEGKPQIMYPTQWEYRVIGKNKEAIENVISQVIKKEYELKEGHHSSHGKFVSVVVSVEVESEQERDHIFVALRNDEAVNMVL
- a CDS encoding MqnA/MqnD/SBP family protein, coding for MRIGKIDYLNLLPFEVFMKAFPVSLQTKAVMAYKKSYPSKLNRDFLFGRLDGGFLSSIMACGQGKIALPCGIIADGEVWSVLALPNPNKKDYQSASSNALIQVLGIEGEVLIGDRALIYKMSGGEGIDLGQRWKEKKGLPFVFGLFCVSKQKQRAEKIILKFAQAKVKIPQYILQKASQKSGVAKKDIVRYLEKIQYRIGCKEKRALEVFYRELLFHKIKKPKRF
- a CDS encoding M20/M25/M40 family metallo-hydrolase gives rise to the protein MQVVLNHFQEIAKIPHCSFQTQELRDFLVSFARQCGAHVEVDRVGNIYAIKGEPKVCLQSHYDMVCMGRAPKIEIFEEGGYIRAKDSSLGADNGIGVAIMMEALQKFENLECLWTNDEEVGLLGANGLEHVIRSKKLLNLDHESDCEVTIGCAGGVDLFASCCGEMIDEEGEVYEVEVCNHRGGHSGIDIIKNHANAIKTLAFFIAQNQGKIIEFEGGERINSIPKFAKARVIFPQSPQQVENVLFKSLGKQRVQVASQSEQFLKMIQSFSHGVRSFNLDLQIVQTSINLAIAKLKEGKATFELFARSNHAKELEMICHESKEFFLMCGCDVHDENFYLPWEPQKSAFSEEVLGVMQKYNPHAKYYAIHAGLECGIIGAKFKGLECCSIGPNIYNPHSTDERCELASVEKIAKVVFEVVEKNH
- a CDS encoding replication-associated recombination protein A codes for the protein MKHLSSLLRPKTLQDFIGQSHIIGENSPLFQALQHNTLPHCMFYGAPGSGKTTLSRILASSLGCSFYEFNATHFKLDQLRQILQPHSLLKPIIFIDEIHRLNKGQQEALLPIMEENQAYLIGSSTLNPFYALTNAIRSRAFLFEFLPLTPQDMQSILNKALALLGISIEEEIKNFLIQSSNGDARAMLNLLDLASLSQPITLDSLQMLRPHCLNEGTSEDDTHYNLASALIKSIRGSDVDASIYYLARLIEAQESAEFIARRLVISASEDIGNANPNALNLATSTLTAVSKIGYPEARIILAQCVIYLASSPKSNTAYQAINQALEFVRSRSKQSIPSNILPHSKDYLYPHDFGGWVEQSYLPTPLQFVPKTSKGFEKTLNEWLEKIKSPNQ
- a CDS encoding heat shock protein transcriptional repressor HspR — encoded protein: MYSYDEPVYLISVVAKILEIHPQTLRQYEKEGLIQPGRTDGKMRLYSQRDIDKIKTILCLTRDMGVNLAGVDIILRLKERLDEMDELVEELRTQSPRPKSVTLKQSSYEIILKK
- a CDS encoding DnaJ C-terminal domain-containing protein — its product is MAKSLYSTLEVSENASAEEIKKSYRKLARKYHPDINKEPGAEEKFKEITAAYEILSDPQKKAQYDQYGDGMFGGQNFSDFARGTGGVNLDDILSQIFGNGGGFSSRSTGGFGFGNFGGFGGGFERGFGAPNLDQQDQITIPFITAILGGKYHYDKNGSFDIKIPAGIQDGETIRLKGKGYTQGGRSGDLLLKVNVAPSDEYTREGSNLTKILDIPLKLALFGGSIEVQTPHKEVTLKIPQGVKNNQKFRLKELGAINRKSGAKGDLYLKANILLPSVDHLSQDLKTLLQKEL
- a CDS encoding vacuolating cytotoxin domain-containing protein: MKKSRVLWIYLSLASWVVADGANIYSDVYGLKNKTNASNQTFYLQNMRTYSWSSKTFSQAYVNGMLVFGNSSKASGEGKVWFGGEGINGGLVGYITANFSAKEVYLTGTLGAGNSFLTGGGASMRFVSSTQATLQDWKLEFVKSGTQNSHFSLVAQDEIRARGVAIKDESGGSVTFRANSFDFYANSIVSDGQVIFANAQNAKQAMGQIVIDSVSMSGGELNLTELENVHTELKEITMSNTSFQTQAMAGQLTWGSYMHHQNGEVKGSYMLEGEALVLGGLIRPIAQLELKSQSVDATKARIELDGKSLDATKASSVSLGELSLSNQGRANFCNLVLPRLGVISLQKSDLVVSGNFDLNGTIEFFSSETNRTPIVVEGKTKIALEDREKSSPLLKIYNINQLKGVEVGEEYFLLKSNGGIAYSGEKNLLDYVGFYEESGGLRFDNTYSFSYNGLLITKIMSDHALGFKVEVSDAPLNPYDPNRIEHWIYQRGGEELVAKVGALDDDMIELFQKLMISKNSVIWANDVIMGQDTGYLLEVGKRILSLNDQLKSIQRKTNDLELLRFSINTAKSNRLARLSFQNKQGVEESENQINAWGLALASIGSSKLEQGALYGANIGYDSYINNFLLGGYVAYGYGMYQGGLMSGKSHNSGVGLYGRVFVGRNEIDFGANGMMGWRQEEILGDEVITHQLSQSYHYNAKSANVNVDYGYAFMLWKERIALKPKVSVQYAYLVSSQIEGEISNPFYQDLVTYAGEASKHTLATSLGLETRVVAGESSYWWVLLEASQDLYAIGQNNNDISFAGFRAMGGSENLDSKNLSLALSLGGEVRLFDRALVNFSVGSEFGTSQKAKKLAGNVGVEYRF